One Syntrophorhabdaceae bacterium DNA window includes the following coding sequences:
- a CDS encoding 2-dehydropantoate 2-reductase: MRIAVFGTGGAGGYFGAQLARAGEDVVFIARGKHLEAIRQHGLCLETTAGEVLIQPAQVTDDPHRAGPVDVVLLGVKTWQVTEAARAIKPMMGSDTFVVPLENGVEASSQLAEVLGPKRVVGGLCGTLSWIVGPGRIRSIGESHFIKFGELTGGPSGRTEKLRVAFQRAGVKVEVPSDIQVSLWEKFLVVVSFGGIGAVSRAPIGVIRTIPETRQLLTQALTEVILVAKARHVGLPDDSMEKAMAFLSSLAPSGTTSLQRDIAEGKPSELEAWNGAVVRLGRDAGQLTPLHQFIYHTLLPLELKARGVIEFPR; this comes from the coding sequence ATGAGAATTGCGGTCTTCGGCACAGGCGGTGCCGGCGGCTACTTTGGCGCCCAGCTGGCCCGCGCCGGTGAAGATGTTGTCTTTATAGCCCGGGGCAAGCATTTAGAAGCAATTCGGCAACACGGGCTTTGCCTCGAAACCACTGCAGGCGAGGTTCTCATTCAGCCTGCGCAGGTGACCGACGACCCTCACCGGGCGGGACCTGTTGATGTCGTCCTCCTCGGTGTTAAGACGTGGCAGGTAACTGAGGCCGCGCGGGCAATAAAGCCCATGATGGGGTCGGATACCTTCGTTGTGCCGCTTGAGAATGGCGTGGAGGCATCTTCACAACTGGCGGAGGTTCTCGGGCCTAAGCGCGTCGTTGGAGGCCTGTGCGGGACCTTAAGCTGGATCGTCGGTCCCGGACGAATTCGCAGCATCGGCGAATCGCATTTTATCAAATTTGGGGAGCTCACCGGAGGGCCGAGCGGACGGACTGAAAAGCTCAGAGTTGCTTTCCAACGTGCCGGAGTGAAAGTCGAAGTTCCTTCGGATATCCAGGTATCGCTCTGGGAAAAATTCCTGGTGGTGGTTTCGTTCGGAGGGATCGGGGCAGTGTCAAGGGCACCCATCGGGGTGATACGGACCATCCCAGAAACGAGGCAACTCTTAACACAGGCATTGACCGAAGTCATTCTGGTGGCCAAAGCCCGTCACGTAGGACTTCCGGATGACAGTATGGAAAAAGCGATGGCATTTCTCAGCTCTTTGGCACCAAGCGGAACAACCTCGCTCCAGAGGGATATCGCGGAAGGTAAACCGTCCGAACTCGAGGCGTGGAATGGGGCCGTGGTGCGGCTCGGCCGGGATGCGGGTCAGTTGACCCCCCTTCATCAGTTCATCTATCACACTCTTTTGCCGCTCGAGCTGAAAGCCCGGGGCGTAATCGAGTTCCCGCGGTGA
- a CDS encoding DUF3795 domain-containing protein — MATMGVCGDNCLYCPRYIATRGGKAEDLEKVKGLWVRLGLREPSIPATDLACYGCTPQNKCAYNEIRTCAYERGIDNCGLCDAYACELVKAALAKSDTLRSRACSVSTSEEMELLNRAYFSKEQNLDQIRLKRHKKNKP, encoded by the coding sequence ATGGCAACGATGGGTGTTTGCGGTGACAATTGTCTTTACTGCCCCAGGTATATCGCTACGAGGGGAGGCAAGGCCGAAGATCTGGAAAAGGTCAAAGGGCTATGGGTGCGGCTTGGTCTCAGAGAACCATCTATACCGGCCACGGACCTCGCCTGTTATGGGTGCACCCCTCAAAACAAATGCGCCTATAACGAGATAAGGACCTGCGCGTACGAGCGAGGCATCGATAACTGCGGGTTGTGTGATGCCTATGCCTGTGAACTCGTAAAGGCCGCGCTTGCAAAATCAGATACACTTCGTTCTCGTGCGTGCTCGGTTTCTACATCGGAGGAGATGGAGCTCCTGAATAGGGCTTACTTTTCCAAAGAGCAGAACCTGGATCAGATACGTTTAAAAAGGCATAAGAAAAACAAGCCGTGA
- a CDS encoding DMT family transporter, with amino-acid sequence MENPLSQLAHAHALAIVLVILLGLFGGAVNFLWTFALTHLSPTQVAVYANLNPMAATLLGATLLGEKLTATFLAGLGAVLTGVLLVNIRPKK; translated from the coding sequence TTGGAAAATCCTCTGTCACAGCTTGCGCACGCGCACGCCCTGGCGATCGTGCTCGTAATCCTTCTCGGTCTATTTGGCGGTGCGGTAAATTTTCTCTGGACCTTTGCCCTCACGCATTTGTCCCCGACCCAGGTAGCGGTATACGCAAACCTGAACCCTATGGCAGCAACCCTGCTCGGTGCAACGCTTTTGGGAGAAAAACTGACCGCCACGTTTCTCGCGGGGCTTGGCGCTGTTCTCACGGGGGTATTGCTCGTGAATATACGCCCGAAAAAATAG